A stretch of the Bacillus sp. FJAT-18017 genome encodes the following:
- the glmU gene encoding bifunctional UDP-N-acetylglucosamine diphosphorylase/glucosamine-1-phosphate N-acetyltransferase GlmU, whose protein sequence is MSNRFAVILAAGQGTRMKSKLYKVLHPVCGKPMVEHVVDQISNLSINEIVTIIGHGAEKVKTQLGEKSSYALQEKQLGTAHAVLQAAGQLGDKEGVTLVVCGDTPLITSETMEALFSHHRTTGAKATVLTAQMSDPAGYGRIVRNGKGHVEKIVEHKDASEAEKAITEINTGTYCFDNQALFSALKNVSNENSQGEYYLPDVIEILKKQGEIVSAFMTADQAETLGVNDRIALSEAERIMRNRINTLHMRNGVTIIDPASTYIGPDVRIGQDTVILPGTIINGSTVIGSDCKIGPHTEIDCCEVGNETVIRQSAAFQSSIGSCVNIGPFAHIRPDSQLGNDVKIGNFVEIKKAVIGNSSKASHLSYIGDAEVGSDVNIGCGSITVNYDGKNKFLTKIEDGVFIGCNSNLVAPVTIGKGAYVAAGSTITENVPSEALSVARARQVNKENYVQKLNIKK, encoded by the coding sequence ATGTCGAATCGTTTTGCTGTCATCCTGGCTGCCGGTCAAGGGACACGCATGAAATCAAAGCTTTATAAGGTTCTCCACCCTGTTTGTGGGAAACCGATGGTAGAGCATGTTGTTGACCAGATCTCGAATCTTTCCATAAATGAAATAGTAACAATCATCGGCCATGGAGCCGAGAAAGTAAAAACGCAGCTTGGAGAAAAAAGCAGCTACGCCCTCCAGGAAAAACAGTTGGGAACTGCTCATGCTGTTTTGCAGGCTGCAGGCCAGCTAGGGGACAAGGAAGGTGTTACCCTGGTTGTTTGCGGGGATACTCCTTTAATCACTTCTGAAACGATGGAAGCTTTGTTCAGCCACCATAGGACAACGGGTGCAAAGGCAACTGTATTGACCGCTCAGATGAGTGACCCTGCAGGATATGGCCGCATTGTCAGGAATGGGAAAGGCCATGTCGAAAAAATCGTTGAGCATAAAGATGCAAGTGAAGCTGAAAAGGCAATAACGGAAATCAATACGGGAACATACTGTTTTGATAATCAAGCTCTATTTTCCGCCCTCAAGAATGTTTCCAATGAAAATTCGCAAGGGGAATACTATCTTCCTGATGTCATTGAAATCCTCAAGAAACAGGGTGAGATAGTTTCTGCGTTTATGACAGCTGATCAGGCTGAAACACTCGGAGTCAATGATCGGATTGCCCTTTCTGAGGCCGAAAGGATTATGAGAAACCGAATTAATACACTGCATATGCGAAATGGTGTCACAATTATTGATCCAGCCTCCACCTATATTGGCCCGGACGTCCGAATTGGACAGGATACTGTAATCCTCCCGGGCACAATTATAAATGGCAGTACCGTCATCGGCTCGGATTGTAAAATAGGTCCCCATACGGAAATTGATTGTTGTGAAGTAGGAAATGAAACAGTTATCAGGCAGTCGGCTGCTTTCCAAAGCTCAATTGGATCTTGTGTGAATATCGGTCCATTTGCTCATATCCGTCCTGATTCCCAGCTTGGCAATGATGTCAAAATCGGCAATTTCGTCGAGATTAAAAAGGCTGTTATTGGAAATTCTAGTAAAGCCTCTCATCTCAGCTATATTGGCGATGCAGAGGTTGGCAGTGATGTAAACATTGGCTGTGGTTCAATCACTGTTAACTATGATGGCAAAAACAAGTTTTTGACCAAAATAGAAGATGGGGTATTTATCGGGTGTAATTCGAACCTTGTAGCCCCAGTGACGATCGGAAAGGGAGCTTATGTTGCTGCAGGATCGACAATTACTGAAAATGTCCCTTCTGAAGCCTTATCTGTCGCCAGAGCTCGGCAGGTAAATAAAGAAAATTATGTTCAAAAACTTAACATAAAGAAATAA
- the ispE gene encoding 4-(cytidine 5'-diphospho)-2-C-methyl-D-erythritol kinase: MKLLVKAPAKINLSLDVLHKRPDGYHEVEMIMTTIDLADRLELSPNETGQIKIVSQSRFVPDDHRNLAYQAAQLLKDRFGVKQGVTISIDKIIPVAAGLAGGSSDAAAALRGLNKVWGLGLSLDELAVLGAEIGSDVSFCVYGGTALATGRGEKIEQLPTPPTCWVILAKPFTGVSTADVYRRLDVSSIIHPKTAAMIDAIRDNNYEEVCRNVGNVLEGVTLKHYPEVAQIKEQMKRFGADAVLMSGSGPTVFGLVKHDSRMHRIYNGLRGFCDQVFAVRMLGERNIE; encoded by the coding sequence TTGAAGCTATTAGTTAAAGCCCCGGCAAAAATCAATCTTTCCCTTGATGTATTACATAAACGGCCGGATGGCTATCATGAAGTAGAAATGATTATGACAACAATTGATCTGGCAGACCGACTTGAGTTATCCCCTAACGAAACCGGTCAAATCAAAATCGTGTCCCAGAGCCGTTTTGTTCCGGATGACCATCGTAATCTGGCATACCAGGCAGCTCAGCTATTAAAGGATAGATTTGGAGTAAAGCAAGGTGTAACCATTTCGATTGATAAAATTATTCCAGTTGCTGCAGGGCTGGCTGGCGGAAGCAGTGATGCTGCTGCTGCCCTAAGAGGGCTGAATAAAGTATGGGGGCTGGGACTTTCCCTGGATGAGCTTGCTGTACTGGGAGCTGAAATTGGTTCAGATGTATCTTTTTGTGTGTATGGAGGGACGGCCCTCGCGACAGGCCGTGGAGAAAAGATCGAACAATTGCCAACTCCGCCTACATGCTGGGTCATTCTGGCCAAGCCGTTTACAGGAGTATCTACTGCCGATGTTTATAGGCGCTTGGATGTCTCGAGTATTATACATCCCAAAACAGCAGCAATGATTGACGCTATCAGGGACAATAACTATGAAGAGGTATGCAGGAATGTAGGAAATGTCCTTGAAGGTGTTACATTAAAGCACTACCCTGAAGTTGCGCAAATCAAAGAACAGATGAAGAGATTCGGTGCGGATGCAGTCCTGATGAGCGGGAGCGGCCCAACTGTATTCGGTCTCGTCAAGCATGATTCAAGAATGCACAGGATCTATAACGGATTGAGAGGTTTTTGCGATCAAGTTTTTGCCGTCCGTATGCTTGGGGAGCGGAATATTGAATAA
- a CDS encoding small, acid-soluble spore protein, alpha/beta type codes for MARRKGVMSDRFKEELAKDLGFYDVVEKEGWGGIRARDAGNMVKRAIELAQLQLLQDRQ; via the coding sequence ATGGCCAGAAGAAAGGGAGTAATGTCTGACCGTTTTAAAGAAGAACTAGCAAAGGATCTTGGCTTCTATGATGTTGTTGAAAAGGAAGGATGGGGCGGCATACGAGCGCGTGATGCAGGAAATATGGTCAAGCGCGCGATTGAACTTGCTCAACTGCAACTTCTGCAGGACCGGCAATGA
- the veg gene encoding biofilm formation stimulator Veg codes for MPKTLADIKKALDSNLGKRLLLKANGGRRKTIERSGILAETYPSVFVIELDQEENAFERVSYSYADVLTETVEITFYEEAAGQAALS; via the coding sequence ATGCCAAAAACACTTGCCGATATCAAAAAGGCTCTGGATTCAAATCTGGGAAAAAGGCTTCTGTTAAAAGCGAACGGAGGCCGCAGAAAGACCATTGAACGTTCCGGAATTTTAGCGGAGACTTATCCTTCAGTTTTTGTTATTGAACTGGACCAGGAAGAAAATGCATTTGAACGGGTATCTTACAGCTATGCAGATGTACTTACAGAAACAGTGGAAATTACCTTCTATGAAGAAGCAGCAGGACAAGCAGCTTTAAGCTAG
- the yabG gene encoding sporulation peptidase YabG, which produces MAIKRMDIVGRRSYNCDILFRVIDIIEKDGRQIAYLYGEYVRLAADAPCEDLVIMGHSERQKLNNEYCSKEEQSLELFRQDVTLLKQRQEYQATAGYAKPANYFQIPGKVLHLDGDQSYLKKCLDLYEKIGIPVYGIHCNEKEMPERIGGLIDYYRPDILVITGHDAYSKSKGKMSDINAYRHSKHFVQTVREARRKVPHLDQLVIFAGACQSHFESLIAAGANFASSPSRINIHALDPVYIVAKISFTPFMERIHVWDVLRNTLTGEKGLGGIETKGVLRTGMPYRPEYAEEGE; this is translated from the coding sequence GTGGCTATTAAACGGATGGATATTGTCGGAAGACGATCGTATAATTGTGATATTCTTTTTAGAGTAATTGATATTATTGAAAAAGATGGGCGGCAGATTGCCTATCTTTATGGAGAGTATGTTCGCCTTGCAGCAGATGCGCCATGCGAGGACCTTGTGATTATGGGTCATTCTGAAAGGCAAAAGTTGAACAACGAATATTGTTCCAAGGAAGAACAATCATTGGAACTGTTTCGCCAGGATGTAACTCTCCTGAAACAGAGGCAAGAGTATCAGGCTACTGCTGGTTATGCAAAACCAGCCAACTACTTTCAAATCCCCGGAAAGGTCCTTCATCTGGATGGGGATCAATCATACCTTAAAAAATGCCTTGATCTTTATGAAAAAATAGGAATTCCGGTTTATGGGATTCACTGCAATGAAAAGGAAATGCCAGAAAGAATAGGAGGACTCATTGATTATTATCGCCCGGATATTCTGGTTATAACGGGTCATGATGCCTATTCAAAGTCGAAAGGCAAAATGAGTGATATCAATGCTTACCGGCATTCAAAGCATTTTGTCCAGACAGTTCGGGAGGCAAGGCGCAAAGTTCCACACCTGGACCAGCTTGTCATCTTTGCAGGGGCCTGCCAATCGCATTTCGAATCTTTAATTGCCGCTGGAGCCAATTTCGCCAGCTCGCCATCAAGAATTAATATTCATGCCCTCGATCCTGTTTATATTGTCGCTAAAATTAGTTTTACTCCTTTTATGGAGCGTATTCATGTATGGGATGTGTTAAGAAATACATTAACAGGTGAAAAGGGCCTTGGCGGAATCGAAACAAAAGGGGTGTTAAGAACTGGTATGCCTTATCGCCCGGAATATGCAGAAGAAGGGGAATAA
- the purR gene encoding pur operon repressor, with protein MKFRRSERLIDMTNYLLERPRELVPLTFFAERYSSAKSSISEDLAIIKETFEKRGIGTLQTVPGAAGGVKFLVRIGEIEARDFVSELCELIARPDRLLPGGYLYLADILGNPQTVQTAAKIIASAYARTKIDVVMTVATKGIPLAYAVATELNVPLVIVRRDNKVTEGPTVSINYVSGSTKRIQTMVLSKRSLAEGSKVLIVDDFMKAGGTVAGMISLLDEFKATVAGIAVLVESEKIEERLVDEYISLVQLADVDVREKRISVTEGNYFSRTNREEQ; from the coding sequence ATGAAATTTCGCCGTAGTGAACGCTTAATTGACATGACAAATTACTTGTTAGAACGGCCACGCGAACTCGTTCCACTAACCTTTTTCGCTGAACGCTATTCGTCAGCTAAATCATCAATTAGTGAGGATCTCGCCATAATCAAGGAAACATTTGAAAAGCGGGGAATCGGGACGCTTCAAACTGTTCCTGGCGCAGCTGGCGGGGTTAAGTTTTTGGTAAGGATAGGAGAAATTGAAGCAAGAGATTTTGTATCGGAATTATGTGAATTGATTGCAAGGCCGGACCGCCTTTTACCCGGTGGATATTTGTATTTGGCTGATATACTGGGAAACCCTCAGACTGTTCAAACCGCAGCAAAGATTATCGCTTCCGCCTATGCTAGAACAAAAATTGATGTGGTGATGACGGTTGCAACAAAAGGAATTCCGCTTGCGTATGCAGTGGCGACAGAATTGAATGTACCCTTGGTAATAGTTAGGCGTGATAATAAGGTTACTGAGGGACCGACAGTCAGCATCAATTATGTTTCGGGTTCAACTAAACGGATTCAGACAATGGTCCTTTCAAAACGCAGCCTTGCTGAAGGATCAAAAGTTCTGATTGTTGATGACTTCATGAAAGCCGGGGGTACAGTGGCTGGAATGATTAGTTTACTTGATGAATTCAAGGCGACCGTTGCGGGGATAGCCGTCTTAGTCGAATCGGAAAAAATTGAGGAGAGGCTTGTTGATGAATATATATCGCTTGTCCAGCTTGCAGACGTCGATGTTCGTGAGAAGCGGATAAGTGTTACAGAAGGAAATTATTTTAGCCGCACCAATAGGGAGGAACAGTAA
- the spoVG gene encoding septation regulator SpoVG, protein MEVTDVRLRRVNTEGRMRAIASITLDNEFVVHDIRVIDGNNGLFVAMPSKRTPDGEFRDIAHPINSGTRGKIQEAVLAEYHRLGELEVEFEEAGAS, encoded by the coding sequence ATGGAAGTGACAGACGTAAGATTGCGCCGCGTAAATACAGAAGGACGGATGAGAGCAATTGCCTCAATTACGCTCGATAATGAATTTGTCGTCCACGATATCCGCGTGATCGATGGCAACAATGGCTTGTTTGTAGCAATGCCGAGCAAGCGTACTCCGGACGGGGAGTTTCGCGATATCGCCCATCCGATCAATTCCGGTACCCGCGGAAAAATCCAGGAAGCGGTCCTCGCAGAGTATCACCGCCTGGGCGAATTAGAAGTTGAATTTGAAGAAGCCGGAGCTTCATAA
- a CDS encoding RidA family protein, which yields MKVVQTDMAPAAIGPYSQGIVVNNMFYSSGQIPLTKEGVLVEGDIASQTRQVFKNLEAVLAAAGSSFNTVVKTTVFIKNMDDFAALNDVYAEFFPIHKPARSTVEVARLPKDVLVEIEVVALVK from the coding sequence ATGAAAGTAGTGCAGACAGATATGGCTCCAGCTGCAATCGGCCCATATTCACAAGGGATTGTTGTTAACAACATGTTCTATAGTTCCGGACAAATACCTCTTACGAAAGAGGGAGTACTTGTAGAAGGAGATATAGCTTCCCAAACAAGACAGGTATTCAAAAATCTCGAGGCTGTCCTGGCTGCGGCAGGATCTAGTTTTAATACAGTTGTGAAAACGACTGTTTTTATTAAAAACATGGATGACTTTGCCGCGCTCAATGACGTATATGCCGAATTTTTCCCAATTCATAAACCAGCAAGATCTACAGTCGAAGTGGCCAGACTGCCAAAAGATGTACTTGTTGAAATTGAAGTAGTTGCACTGGTAAAGTAA